The nucleotide sequence CCAGAGCAGTTCTGTAATAATAAAAGGCTTTTCCCGTATCTTCTTCAGCCCTGTAAATGTCACCCAGAAGTTTATACGCTCTGTAATTATCTTTATTAACTTCGGCAACCTCGTGTAAAAGCGGTTTAGCTTCTTCAATCATCCCTTTGCCCAGGTAAGCCTGTGCCAGTATTGTTTTTGCCGATATATATTCCGGATGCATATCCAAACCGAGGGAACATACCTCTATAACCTTATCATATTGCTCAAGTTTAAGATAAGCCAGTGAAAGGGGCATGAAAACTTTTGAAGATGGATTTTCTTTTAGCTTTCCTGAAAAATACTCCACATCTTTCTGATATTTGCTTCTCGTAGCTTCATCCATAATGCCACCCTGCTTATAATTTATAGTTTTAATTATACACTCAAAAAGTTTAAATTCAAACCGATTCTTTTACACACTCCATAAGCTCTTCAGCAGAAACATCCTCAACTATGCTGCCTTCGCCGATATGGGGGGCGACCGCCAGCACAAGCTTAGAATCCGCTGCCTTTTTGTCACTTTTTAAAGCGTCCAGAAACAAAGTCTCGTTATTGATTTTATAATCTATATCATATTCATGCACAGACAAAACGCCACGAAGTTCTTCAAGCACTTTTTTATCAGCGTCCCCCTTCCTGAAGGCAAAGAGCGTTTCATAATACATACCTATTGCCACGGCATGACCGTGTTTTACTGTATGTCCGCTGTCTATTTCAACAGCATGCCCCACAGTATGTCCGAAATTCAACAGTCTTCTCAAACCGCTTTCCCGCTCGTCAAGTTTTACAATTTCAGCTTTTATTTCACAGCATTTACGGACAGTATATCTTAGAAAATCGCTGCTTTTCAAATTTTCAGATTTTTTCAGCTCATCAAAAAAATCCCTGTCAAAAACGGCGGCATATTTAATCACTTCGGCAAATCCGCTCATAAATTCTTCACCAGAAAGGGTATCGAGAAAACCTGTATCAATTAGAACCTTCTGCGGCTGGTAGAAAGCCCCCACCAGATTTTTGACATCGTCAAAATTAATACCTGTTTTGCCTCCTACACTGCTGTCAACCATCGAAAGAAAGGTGGTCGGAACATTCACAAAAGGAATCCCTCTCATATAAACAGAAGCTGCAAAACCTCCAACATCGCCGGTTATTCCTCCGCCCACAGAAACCAAAACATTTTTTCTGTGTGCTCTGTTCTTCTTGAAAAACGACAAAATGTCTTTCACAGAATCAAAATTTTTTCTCTTCTCTTCAGCTCTGTAAACAAAGCAGCAAACCCGGCTGAAAAGCTTCGGATAAAGGTTATAAACATTTTCATCCACCAGGAAAAGAGCCGTGCCGGTATCTTCAAAACAGTTTATCTCCCGGTCTATAAATCCCGTTCCAATTAATATTTCATATGAATAGTCAACTTCTTTTTTCAAATCTACTAAAACCTTATCCATTTAACTCCCCGATGATTTCATCAGCAGCCTCATCCACACTCAAGTCACTGGTATCTACAATGATATCACTTTTTATATAAAAGGCTGCCCGTTCGAACATCAGCTTTTTAATTTCATCAATGGGATTTTCTACATTCAGAAGAGGTCTTAAATTACTGTTTTTAACCCTTTCATGGACAATCTCGGGGGAAGCAAGAAGAGAAACGGTAACTCCACTGTTTTTCATTGTCTGCAAGTTTTCCGGATCCATTACCGCTCCACCTCCTGTGGCTACAATACATGAATCCATCGCTGAGAGTTCCTTTAATACCTTCTTTTCAACATCCCTGAAGTATTCCTCACCTTTTCCTGCAAATATTTCTGCTATACTCATCCCTTCTGACTCCTCAATTTTTTCATCAAGATCAATAAAAGTCATGTTTTTCTTTTCGGCCAATCTCTTTCCCACCGACGTTTTGCCGCTGCCCATAAACCCAAGTAGATATATGTTTTTCATTATTTAACCCTCACTTTTGTTTATTGATTCTTCATCGTATATTGCTTTTCAGAATAGAGATATTTTTGCAATTTTGCAACAGCAGGTGCAGCCATCTCGCCACCGGTACCCTTCTCCCCCATACTGTGCATATCATCAAACCCCACCCAGACCATAAGCACATAAGGTTCAAGAATGCCTACGAACCATGCATCTTTATAGTCGTTCGTCGTTCCCGTTTTTCCGGCTGTTTCTGCCAAAACGCTGCTTTTTCTGGCTGTACCGAACCGGACGACATCCTTCATACATTGTAATGTCAGGCTGACACTTTTTTTGGATGCTACTCTAATGTCTTTTTTCCTTATATTAATACTTTTTCCGTTCTCAGTTATTGATGCTATTAGTGAAACATCCCTTTTAATTCCTTTATTGGCAAATACTGTATAAGTTTCTGCCATGTCAAGTACACTAAATGGATTTGAACCAAGCGGCATAGAGAAATAAGGTTTTACAGGTGCCAAACCAAACCTTTCGGCTGTTTCAGCTACATTGTTTAATCCCGCATCCAATGCCAATTTAATGGTTGCATTATTGAGAGAAAATACCAGTCCGTTTCGTACATACGTTTTACCCATATAATAATCTGCATAGTTATCGGGAGAATAAATCCCCGATGGAATTTTATACTCTCTCTGTTTATCAACTATATAATCATAAGGTTTAACACCTGTTTCAAAAGCCGTAACGTAGACCAGAGGCTTAAATATCGACCCTGTCTGCCGTTTCATTTTCCAGGCTCTTGAAAGCCCGTCTTTATAACTGAAACTTTCTGTCCCGTATAATGCTTCAATACTTCCCTTTTCATAATTTATCAAAATATATGCAGCTTCTAATCCGGCCTGTTTTCCTTCTAAATATTTATTAAGTTTGTCAGCCAAAGCTATATTCAAATCTTGCTTCAGTGTAAGCTTTACTTTGTACATACCTGATTTATAATTAATCGATTTTCTTTCAAGTTCCTTTTCAACTTTTCTGACCAATGGCAGGTACCGTTCACTTTTAAAATCCCGGTATACGTTAAAGTTTATGACAGTCTCCACAGCATTTCGATAAACCCCGTAATCTATTATATGGTTGGTAAACATCTGCCACAAAACACTATCAGTCTGTCTTGAGAGACCGGCAAAAGCCTTTCCCCCATTTTCAGTAAAATTAACGGTATAAGCCAGAAGATATACCTTGCTTTTTAAATCAAGGGCTCCGAATTTTCTATTAAAAAGATAAAGGGAGAGACCGCCAATGCCTCTGATATTATCACTAAATTTTATCCTGTTGAGATAATACAGGCACAAATCCTTTTTTTTATAGTTTTTATTCAGATAGTGTAATGCCGCCTTTTTTAGATAATCGTTTTCCCACCCCCCTGATAAAGAGGGGAAATAGTTATCCACATAATATGCAAAGATATTTTTATATCCATTTTCTGAAAAAACAATGTTAAGAGCGTGTACCAAATCTGTATCAATATCGTCAGGTCTTAGTTCATTCACAAAAGCAAACTGTTTTACATAGATCAACTGACCGCCGTAAAGGCTTAACTGAAGCCGGCTGTTTTCCCTCTTTTCATTGTATGCTATCTGTTTTAGGGGTTTAGCTTTATATACGTAATAGGAATGCAGACTTTCATGCAGCATGTATACGGCCAAAATTAGAAATGACGAAAGAATAAAAGCAAAAAGTAGCTTAGTCTTCACATTGATAATTTCCGATAAATTTTTTCAGTTTCTCCAAAGCATGGGCTCTGTGACTGATTCTGTTTTTTTCTTCAGCACTAATTTCTGCCATTGTACCGCCATTTTCAAGCAAAAACAAAGGGTCATAACCGAAACCGCCTTCCCCTCTCGGTTTTTCTGCGATATTTCCGTGACATTCACCGCGGAATGTTTCCACAATCCGTCCCTTCTTGGCAAGGGCAATGACACATACAAATTTAGCTTTTCTCTGCTCCGGATCAACCCCATGCAGCTTTTTAAGCAATTTTTTATTGTTCAGATTATCATCAGCATCTTTCCCAGCAAACCTCGCTGAAAAAATACCAGGTGCTCCGTTCAGATAGTCCACACAGAGACCAGAATCATCAGCTATTACGAAATCTTCCACCAGTTTTGAAAAAGCAAGAGCCTTTATTGAAGCATTCTCTTCAAAGCTCGAACCCGTCTCGGCAATATCATCGCTTATGCTGCAAAAATCATAAGCTGAATTTACTTCAACATTTAAACTGCCTAATATTTTGCGGATTTCCTTCAGTTTGTTTTTATTTTTTGAAGCAACCAGCAGTCTTTTCACATCAAAAATCCGATATTTTTTTCTGGGCAGCAAAAATTACTTCAAGTCCTTTGAATCCCAGCTCAAGCATTTCACTAACTTTACCGCGTTCAAACGGCGACTCTTCGGCAGTACCCTGAATTTCTATAATTTTACCGCTCTCAGTGCCCACCAGGTTCATATCAACCTGAGCGCTGGAATCCTCTTCATAGTTCAGATCAAGCAGAAGCTCATCGTTAACCAGTCCAAGGCTGACAGCTGCAACGCCCTCGGTTACAGGACTTTGTTCAATATCTCCTCTTTCAATCATCTTCTTAACCGCTTTATTCAGTGCAATAAAAGCCCCCGATATTGAGGCGGTTCGCGTACCGCCGTCCGCTTGTATCACATCGCAGTCCAGTATAATACTCCTTTCCCCCAGCATTTCCAGATTAACAGCGGAACGGAGACTTCTGCCGATTAATCGTGATATTTCATGCGTCCTGCCACTCAGCTTTCCCCTCTGAGCCTCTCTTACATTCCTGGAGTGAGTTGATCTGGGAAGCATTGAATATTCAGCTGTAACCCACCCTGTATCGGTACCTTTTAAAAAAGGGGGGACACTTTCATTTACAGTGGCATTGCATATTACTTTTGTTTCTCCAAACTCAATCAAAACAGATCCTTCCGGATATTTCACAAAATCATCCGTAATTTTTATCAGTCTCATTTCATCGTTCGCTCTTTTATCTGTCCTCATGAATCCTCCTTTGAATATTTTGCACAAATCAGAAAAGCGCTTCTTCAGTTTATGCAGCAACGGGCCTACCGAGCACTTAAGGCCATAAGTGCTCGGCTGAAATTGCAAAAAAGACAAACACTATGAAAAGTTTTAATTATTTCAACAACCTTCTTTCAAGCAACGTTTGTAAACTGCGCCTGCCGTCAACAATCAGCATTATATAAACATTCTCTTCATCCTTTTTATAAATTATTCTGTATGGCTTAAAAAATAACTCCCTAAAATCATTAACACCAATTTCTGACAATTCATTGGGTACAGTTCCTCTTTCCGGAAATGCCTCCAAACTTCTAATTATTTTTTCTATTTCTTTAATCACATACAAGGCATTTTCAGATGAATCATTATGCAAGATATACCTGTATATCTCGTTTAAATCTTCCTCAGCGTCATCAGTAAAATATACGTTAAAATTCATTAAGCATTCTCATTGCTCTTATAAATTTTATCAAAAACATCAGAAGACGGTTTAATTTTGTCTTCTTCAATTTGTTTATTTCCCAAAGCTAATATTTTTAAAAGATTTAGAGTTTCCTGGGTCTGCTCATAACTGTCAATATCCTGCAGCACAACTTTAGCTTCACCGTTTTGAGTAATTATTAATGGTTCTTTTTCTTTATTAATGTTTCTGATTATTTCCGATGCATGTACTTTTAAATAACTCAAAGGTTTTATTTTCGATGATAATTTCATAGGCACCTCTCTTGACTTAAATATAGACTATATTTAAGTCTGTTTCAATAATTTTATTTTAACTATTATTTTACCACTATTGGTGCTTATTGCGTCATTACGAGGGACGGAGTCCCGAAGTAATCTCATGTCTCTTACGGGAGATTGCCACAACCGAGCACTTAAATTCTTAAGTGCTCGGTCGCAAGGATGCCTATGGCTAGCACCAGTCTTTTAGACTGGTAAATATGTTTAACATTCTATATGTTCGCTAAAAGCGAATGCTAAACAAAACGAAGTGCGAAACTTGAATAAACAATACGAAGACAGCTATTCATATTCTAAAAATCTGTACCTGACAGCTTCGAGAACATGTACCTGCTTTAATTCATCTGAGCCTTCCAGATCGGCAATCGTCCGGGAAACCTTCAAAAGCTTTGAATAAGCTCTGGCGGAAAGGCCGTATTTATTGTTGATATCTTCGAGAATTTTAAGTCCGTCATCGTTGAGATTACAGTATTTTCGCAACATACGCTCACTCATTTGTGAATTGTAGTTTATATCCTCTGCATGAAATCGTTTTTTCTGGATACCTATAGCCTTCTCAACCCGGCGCCTTATTGATTCGGAGCTTTCCCCCGGTTTCATATCGGACAAATCTTTAAAGTCTATCGAATTGACAGAAACCTGCAAATCTATTCTGTCCATCAGCGGGCCTGAAAGTCTGCTCCGATAACGCTGAATCTGATGAGGTGTGCAGGTACACGGCTTTATTTTGTCACCAAGATTACCGCATGGGCATGGGTTGCATGCTCCCACAAGCATAAAATTTGCAGGATAGACCACCGACCGGTTAGCCCTGGATACAGTAACATACCCGTCTTCCATAGGCTGCCTGAGCACTTCCAGAACACTCCGCTTAAACTCCAGTATCTCATCAAGGAATAAAATTCCATTGTTGGCTACACTCACTGCCCCCGGTTTGACCTCTCTTGTGCCCCCTATGACAGAGACATCACTGGAGGTATGGTGAGGGGAAACAAAAGGTCTGTCCACCACAAGATTTCCCTTACCCCTTATCAAACCGGCAACCGAGTGGATTTTTGTTGTTTGTATTGCCTCGTCAATAGTCATTACAGGCAGAATGGAGGGAATTCTTTTGGCTATCATCGTCTTGCCGCTGCCGGGAGAACCGATAAAAAGTAGATTGTGCATACCTGCAGCAGCGATTTCAGCCGCTCTTTTTGCAAAAAACTGCCCCTTGACATCTGCA is from Flexistipes sinusarabici DSM 4947 and encodes:
- a CDS encoding shikimate kinase, giving the protein MKNIYLLGFMGSGKTSVGKRLAEKKNMTFIDLDEKIEESEGMSIAEIFAGKGEEYFRDVEKKVLKELSAMDSCIVATGGGAVMDPENLQTMKNSGVTVSLLASPEIVHERVKNSNLRPLLNVENPIDEIKKLMFERAAFYIKSDIIVDTSDLSVDEAADEIIGELNG
- a CDS encoding type II toxin-antitoxin system Phd/YefM family antitoxin; this translates as MKLSSKIKPLSYLKVHASEIIRNINKEKEPLIITQNGEAKVVLQDIDSYEQTQETLNLLKILALGNKQIEEDKIKPSSDVFDKIYKSNENA
- a CDS encoding transglycosylase domain-containing protein; protein product: MKTKLLFAFILSSFLILAVYMLHESLHSYYVYKAKPLKQIAYNEKRENSRLQLSLYGGQLIYVKQFAFVNELRPDDIDTDLVHALNIVFSENGYKNIFAYYVDNYFPSLSGGWENDYLKKAALHYLNKNYKKKDLCLYYLNRIKFSDNIRGIGGLSLYLFNRKFGALDLKSKVYLLAYTVNFTENGGKAFAGLSRQTDSVLWQMFTNHIIDYGVYRNAVETVINFNVYRDFKSERYLPLVRKVEKELERKSINYKSGMYKVKLTLKQDLNIALADKLNKYLEGKQAGLEAAYILINYEKGSIEALYGTESFSYKDGLSRAWKMKRQTGSIFKPLVYVTAFETGVKPYDYIVDKQREYKIPSGIYSPDNYADYYMGKTYVRNGLVFSLNNATIKLALDAGLNNVAETAERFGLAPVKPYFSMPLGSNPFSVLDMAETYTVFANKGIKRDVSLIASITENGKSINIRKKDIRVASKKSVSLTLQCMKDVVRFGTARKSSVLAETAGKTGTTNDYKDAWFVGILEPYVLMVWVGFDDMHSMGEKGTGGEMAAPAVAKLQKYLYSEKQYTMKNQ
- the aroB gene encoding 3-dehydroquinate synthase, encoding MDKVLVDLKKEVDYSYEILIGTGFIDREINCFEDTGTALFLVDENVYNLYPKLFSRVCCFVYRAEEKRKNFDSVKDILSFFKKNRAHRKNVLVSVGGGITGDVGGFAASVYMRGIPFVNVPTTFLSMVDSSVGGKTGINFDDVKNLVGAFYQPQKVLIDTGFLDTLSGEEFMSGFAEVIKYAAVFDRDFFDELKKSENLKSSDFLRYTVRKCCEIKAEIVKLDERESGLRRLLNFGHTVGHAVEIDSGHTVKHGHAVAIGMYYETLFAFRKGDADKKVLEELRGVLSVHEYDIDYKINNETLFLDALKSDKKAADSKLVLAVAPHIGEGSIVEDVSAEELMECVKESV
- the rph gene encoding ribonuclease PH; translated protein: MRTDKRANDEMRLIKITDDFVKYPEGSVLIEFGETKVICNATVNESVPPFLKGTDTGWVTAEYSMLPRSTHSRNVREAQRGKLSGRTHEISRLIGRSLRSAVNLEMLGERSIILDCDVIQADGGTRTASISGAFIALNKAVKKMIERGDIEQSPVTEGVAAVSLGLVNDELLLDLNYEEDSSAQVDMNLVGTESGKIIEIQGTAEESPFERGKVSEMLELGFKGLEVIFAAQKKISDF
- a CDS encoding type II toxin-antitoxin system RelE/ParE family toxin yields the protein MNFNVYFTDDAEEDLNEIYRYILHNDSSENALYVIKEIEKIIRSLEAFPERGTVPNELSEIGVNDFRELFFKPYRIIYKKDEENVYIMLIVDGRRSLQTLLERRLLK
- a CDS encoding YifB family Mg chelatase-like AAA ATPase, producing the protein MFTKISSSHLVGIESVCVDVEVDIKSMGMPSFTVVGLAEGAVRESRERVKSSLKNLGFNIFSNAITVNLAPADFKKEGTHFDLPMATGLLKAFGIIDAKLDDTVFIGELSLDAKLRGVNGVLPMVIDAAGAGFKKVILPEENAEEASVVSEMEVFGFSTFSDVLRFLQGELEKEPFETDIGDYFAEARKFSLDFADVKGQFFAKRAAEIAAAGMHNLLFIGSPGSGKTMIAKRIPSILPVMTIDEAIQTTKIHSVAGLIRGKGNLVVDRPFVSPHHTSSDVSVIGGTREVKPGAVSVANNGILFLDEILEFKRSVLEVLRQPMEDGYVTVSRANRSVVYPANFMLVGACNPCPCGNLGDKIKPCTCTPHQIQRYRSRLSGPLMDRIDLQVSVNSIDFKDLSDMKPGESSESIRRRVEKAIGIQKKRFHAEDINYNSQMSERMLRKYCNLNDDGLKILEDINNKYGLSARAYSKLLKVSRTIADLEGSDELKQVHVLEAVRYRFLEYE
- a CDS encoding XTP/dITP diphosphatase, with product MKRLLVASKNKNKLKEIRKILGSLNVEVNSAYDFCSISDDIAETGSSFEENASIKALAFSKLVEDFVIADDSGLCVDYLNGAPGIFSARFAGKDADDNLNNKKLLKKLHGVDPEQRKAKFVCVIALAKKGRIVETFRGECHGNIAEKPRGEGGFGYDPLFLLENGGTMAEISAEEKNRISHRAHALEKLKKFIGNYQCED